One Aphidius gifuensis isolate YNYX2018 linkage group LG5, ASM1490517v1, whole genome shotgun sequence genomic region harbors:
- the LOC122857227 gene encoding insulin-like growth factor-binding protein complex acid labile subunit isoform X1: MKTSEMKKINKENIRRKDMSSMMGQGFRNMSKKNIAMDTSKTILMSSRIQNEMPSVINQTMKKPSCRGVLMLLISISLLTTVESGLCPTDCTCDDDTLVVSCVGVNLNVIPIALNPSTQRLVLKDSRIRMVDAAAFQFYGDLKNVDLSSNHLVTIPDNSFAAQKALVELHLKNNKISALTTKTFTGLISLTVLNLHKNYLEKLTNGLFTSLTKLEELDLGQNQIRIVEPGAFQKLGALRILYLDDNQLGFIPSPALSPLNALAELHIGLNSFSSLIDDSFKGLERLAVLDIMDAGLDNISDYSFRGLLSLRTLKLSGNKLREVPTKQLSLLSRLEELTLGQNSFTILRSGAFQGLTNLKNIDITGAKLLTTIEHGTFNDNANLESLVFKNNKKLITIEDGALVGLSNLRHLILRDNAFTTFSETLVAWNDLRRLDLSENPLICDCNLLWLSSVLIPTNSSPVICYEPHELRGKQLKGMEPDILGCPFSDPKKQALLLTIIIISIIFLIGISIILYFKCRQRVRDAFKDYKWKNRAISRKEHEYQKTFSDDEYIVRAAHGHHHHHHHGHNQQQQQQQLHQNHLQLHHNHLQSQPQYHHYHQQQQQQQYHQQVTSGIKPIPVTEL, translated from the exons GGTCAAGGATTCAGAaatatgagtaaaaaaaatatcgccATGGATACATCAAAAACGATACTT ATGAGCAGCCGGATACAGAATGAGATGCCCTCAGTCATTAACCAGACAATGaag aAGCCAAGTTGTAGAGGTGTTTTAATGCTGTTGATAAGTATTAGCCTGTTAACGACAGTTGAATCAGGTCTGTGTCCAACAGATTGTACATGTGATGATGATACTCTGGTTGTGTCATGTGTTggtgttaatttaaatgttattcCAATAGCATTAAATCCATCAACTCAACGTTTAGTATTAAAAGACAGTCGTATTAGAATGGTTGATGCTGCTGCATTTCAATTTTatggtgatttaaaaaatgttgatttatcaagtaatCATTTAGTAACAATACCAGATAATAGTTTTGCTGCACAAAAAGCATTAGttgaattacatttaaaaaataataaaatatcagcattaacaacaaaaacatttactggtttaatatcattaacagtattaaatttacataaaaattatttagaaaaattaacaaatggttTATTTACATCATTAACTAAACTTGAAGAATTAGATTTAGGACAAAATCAAATACGTATTGTTGAACCAGGTGCATTTCAAAAATTAGGTGCATtaagaatattatatttagatGATAATCAACTTGGTTTTATTCCATCACCAGCATTATCACCATTAAATGCACTTGCTGAACTTCATATTGGACttaattcattttcatcattaattgatgatagTTTTAAAGGTCTTGAACGTCTTGCTGTACTTGATATTATGGATGCTGGTCTTGATAATATTAGTGATTATTCATTTAGAGGTTTGTTATCATTAAGAACACTAAAATTAAGTGGTAATAAATTACGTGAAGTACCAActaaacaattatcattattatcaagattAGAAGAATTAACACTTGGACAAAAttcatttacaatattaaGATCTGGTGCATTTCAAggtttaacaaatttaaaaaatattgatattactggagcaaaattattaacaacaattgaacATGGTACATTTAATGATAATGCAAATTTAGAAAgtcttgtatttaaaaataataaaaaattaataaccatTGAAGATGGTGCATTAGTTGGTTTATCAAATCTTCGTCATTTAATATTACGTGATAATGCATTTACAACATTTTCTGAAACATTAGTTGCATGGAATGATTTACGACGTCTTGATTTAAGTGAAAATCCTTTAATATgtgattgtaatttattatggTTATCATCTGTATTAATACCAACAAATTCAAGTCCAGTAATATGTTATGAACCACATGAATTACGTGGTAAACAATTAAAAGGTATGGAACCAGATATTCTTGGTTGTCCATTTTCTGATCCTAAAAAACaagcattattattaacaattattattataagtattatatttttaattggtatatcaataatattatattttaaatgtcgtCAACGTGTACGTGATGCATTTAAAGattataaatggaaaaatcGTGCAATATCACGTAAAGAGCATGAAtatcaaaaaacattttctgaTGATGAATATATTGTTAGAGCAGCACATggacatcatcatcatcatcatcatggacataatcaacaacaacaacaacaacaattacatcaaaatcatttacaattacATCATAATCATTTACAATCACAACcacaatatcatcattatcatcaacaacaacaacaacaacaatatcatcaacaaGTTACATCTGGAATAAAGCCAATACCAGTAACGGAACTGTAG
- the LOC122857227 gene encoding insulin-like growth factor-binding protein complex acid labile subunit isoform X2: MKTSEMKKINKENIRRKDMSSMMGQGFRNMSKKNIAMDTSKTILKPSCRGVLMLLISISLLTTVESGLCPTDCTCDDDTLVVSCVGVNLNVIPIALNPSTQRLVLKDSRIRMVDAAAFQFYGDLKNVDLSSNHLVTIPDNSFAAQKALVELHLKNNKISALTTKTFTGLISLTVLNLHKNYLEKLTNGLFTSLTKLEELDLGQNQIRIVEPGAFQKLGALRILYLDDNQLGFIPSPALSPLNALAELHIGLNSFSSLIDDSFKGLERLAVLDIMDAGLDNISDYSFRGLLSLRTLKLSGNKLREVPTKQLSLLSRLEELTLGQNSFTILRSGAFQGLTNLKNIDITGAKLLTTIEHGTFNDNANLESLVFKNNKKLITIEDGALVGLSNLRHLILRDNAFTTFSETLVAWNDLRRLDLSENPLICDCNLLWLSSVLIPTNSSPVICYEPHELRGKQLKGMEPDILGCPFSDPKKQALLLTIIIISIIFLIGISIILYFKCRQRVRDAFKDYKWKNRAISRKEHEYQKTFSDDEYIVRAAHGHHHHHHHGHNQQQQQQQLHQNHLQLHHNHLQSQPQYHHYHQQQQQQQYHQQVTSGIKPIPVTEL; this comes from the exons GGTCAAGGATTCAGAaatatgagtaaaaaaaatatcgccATGGATACATCAAAAACGATACTT aAGCCAAGTTGTAGAGGTGTTTTAATGCTGTTGATAAGTATTAGCCTGTTAACGACAGTTGAATCAGGTCTGTGTCCAACAGATTGTACATGTGATGATGATACTCTGGTTGTGTCATGTGTTggtgttaatttaaatgttattcCAATAGCATTAAATCCATCAACTCAACGTTTAGTATTAAAAGACAGTCGTATTAGAATGGTTGATGCTGCTGCATTTCAATTTTatggtgatttaaaaaatgttgatttatcaagtaatCATTTAGTAACAATACCAGATAATAGTTTTGCTGCACAAAAAGCATTAGttgaattacatttaaaaaataataaaatatcagcattaacaacaaaaacatttactggtttaatatcattaacagtattaaatttacataaaaattatttagaaaaattaacaaatggttTATTTACATCATTAACTAAACTTGAAGAATTAGATTTAGGACAAAATCAAATACGTATTGTTGAACCAGGTGCATTTCAAAAATTAGGTGCATtaagaatattatatttagatGATAATCAACTTGGTTTTATTCCATCACCAGCATTATCACCATTAAATGCACTTGCTGAACTTCATATTGGACttaattcattttcatcattaattgatgatagTTTTAAAGGTCTTGAACGTCTTGCTGTACTTGATATTATGGATGCTGGTCTTGATAATATTAGTGATTATTCATTTAGAGGTTTGTTATCATTAAGAACACTAAAATTAAGTGGTAATAAATTACGTGAAGTACCAActaaacaattatcattattatcaagattAGAAGAATTAACACTTGGACAAAAttcatttacaatattaaGATCTGGTGCATTTCAAggtttaacaaatttaaaaaatattgatattactggagcaaaattattaacaacaattgaacATGGTACATTTAATGATAATGCAAATTTAGAAAgtcttgtatttaaaaataataaaaaattaataaccatTGAAGATGGTGCATTAGTTGGTTTATCAAATCTTCGTCATTTAATATTACGTGATAATGCATTTACAACATTTTCTGAAACATTAGTTGCATGGAATGATTTACGACGTCTTGATTTAAGTGAAAATCCTTTAATATgtgattgtaatttattatggTTATCATCTGTATTAATACCAACAAATTCAAGTCCAGTAATATGTTATGAACCACATGAATTACGTGGTAAACAATTAAAAGGTATGGAACCAGATATTCTTGGTTGTCCATTTTCTGATCCTAAAAAACaagcattattattaacaattattattataagtattatatttttaattggtatatcaataatattatattttaaatgtcgtCAACGTGTACGTGATGCATTTAAAGattataaatggaaaaatcGTGCAATATCACGTAAAGAGCATGAAtatcaaaaaacattttctgaTGATGAATATATTGTTAGAGCAGCACATggacatcatcatcatcatcatcatggacataatcaacaacaacaacaacaacaattacatcaaaatcatttacaattacATCATAATCATTTACAATCACAACcacaatatcatcattatcatcaacaacaacaacaacaacaatatcatcaacaaGTTACATCTGGAATAAAGCCAATACCAGTAACGGAACTGTAG
- the LOC122857227 gene encoding insulin-like growth factor-binding protein complex acid labile subunit isoform X3, whose amino-acid sequence MSKKNIAMDTSKTILMSSRIQNEMPSVINQTMKKPSCRGVLMLLISISLLTTVESGLCPTDCTCDDDTLVVSCVGVNLNVIPIALNPSTQRLVLKDSRIRMVDAAAFQFYGDLKNVDLSSNHLVTIPDNSFAAQKALVELHLKNNKISALTTKTFTGLISLTVLNLHKNYLEKLTNGLFTSLTKLEELDLGQNQIRIVEPGAFQKLGALRILYLDDNQLGFIPSPALSPLNALAELHIGLNSFSSLIDDSFKGLERLAVLDIMDAGLDNISDYSFRGLLSLRTLKLSGNKLREVPTKQLSLLSRLEELTLGQNSFTILRSGAFQGLTNLKNIDITGAKLLTTIEHGTFNDNANLESLVFKNNKKLITIEDGALVGLSNLRHLILRDNAFTTFSETLVAWNDLRRLDLSENPLICDCNLLWLSSVLIPTNSSPVICYEPHELRGKQLKGMEPDILGCPFSDPKKQALLLTIIIISIIFLIGISIILYFKCRQRVRDAFKDYKWKNRAISRKEHEYQKTFSDDEYIVRAAHGHHHHHHHGHNQQQQQQQLHQNHLQLHHNHLQSQPQYHHYHQQQQQQQYHQQVTSGIKPIPVTEL is encoded by the exons atgagtaaaaaaaatatcgccATGGATACATCAAAAACGATACTT ATGAGCAGCCGGATACAGAATGAGATGCCCTCAGTCATTAACCAGACAATGaag aAGCCAAGTTGTAGAGGTGTTTTAATGCTGTTGATAAGTATTAGCCTGTTAACGACAGTTGAATCAGGTCTGTGTCCAACAGATTGTACATGTGATGATGATACTCTGGTTGTGTCATGTGTTggtgttaatttaaatgttattcCAATAGCATTAAATCCATCAACTCAACGTTTAGTATTAAAAGACAGTCGTATTAGAATGGTTGATGCTGCTGCATTTCAATTTTatggtgatttaaaaaatgttgatttatcaagtaatCATTTAGTAACAATACCAGATAATAGTTTTGCTGCACAAAAAGCATTAGttgaattacatttaaaaaataataaaatatcagcattaacaacaaaaacatttactggtttaatatcattaacagtattaaatttacataaaaattatttagaaaaattaacaaatggttTATTTACATCATTAACTAAACTTGAAGAATTAGATTTAGGACAAAATCAAATACGTATTGTTGAACCAGGTGCATTTCAAAAATTAGGTGCATtaagaatattatatttagatGATAATCAACTTGGTTTTATTCCATCACCAGCATTATCACCATTAAATGCACTTGCTGAACTTCATATTGGACttaattcattttcatcattaattgatgatagTTTTAAAGGTCTTGAACGTCTTGCTGTACTTGATATTATGGATGCTGGTCTTGATAATATTAGTGATTATTCATTTAGAGGTTTGTTATCATTAAGAACACTAAAATTAAGTGGTAATAAATTACGTGAAGTACCAActaaacaattatcattattatcaagattAGAAGAATTAACACTTGGACAAAAttcatttacaatattaaGATCTGGTGCATTTCAAggtttaacaaatttaaaaaatattgatattactggagcaaaattattaacaacaattgaacATGGTACATTTAATGATAATGCAAATTTAGAAAgtcttgtatttaaaaataataaaaaattaataaccatTGAAGATGGTGCATTAGTTGGTTTATCAAATCTTCGTCATTTAATATTACGTGATAATGCATTTACAACATTTTCTGAAACATTAGTTGCATGGAATGATTTACGACGTCTTGATTTAAGTGAAAATCCTTTAATATgtgattgtaatttattatggTTATCATCTGTATTAATACCAACAAATTCAAGTCCAGTAATATGTTATGAACCACATGAATTACGTGGTAAACAATTAAAAGGTATGGAACCAGATATTCTTGGTTGTCCATTTTCTGATCCTAAAAAACaagcattattattaacaattattattataagtattatatttttaattggtatatcaataatattatattttaaatgtcgtCAACGTGTACGTGATGCATTTAAAGattataaatggaaaaatcGTGCAATATCACGTAAAGAGCATGAAtatcaaaaaacattttctgaTGATGAATATATTGTTAGAGCAGCACATggacatcatcatcatcatcatcatggacataatcaacaacaacaacaacaacaattacatcaaaatcatttacaattacATCATAATCATTTACAATCACAACcacaatatcatcattatcatcaacaacaacaacaacaacaatatcatcaacaaGTTACATCTGGAATAAAGCCAATACCAGTAACGGAACTGTAG
- the LOC122857233 gene encoding putative uncharacterized protein DDB_G0282499, with translation MRRPGTLPTLNQRNNNTNINNSNNNINNINNNGIFMSSQSNDISDISKNVHNINTMSRNNNNNNVNINNNYNNHHSSHSLKRLNNNNQKSTLPSSSSLRESLNNSGGGGTMREVSVRIQNDDYNDERIYEQILSTRHHSPPCPQSSYPTLPINNNISHNYNHYRDNEISRERGFIINRDRELPIVPHRNDKHLRESRNPLELEIHGDGSGIGTYQA, from the coding sequence ATGCGTCGACCTGGTACGCTGCCCACATTAAATCAgcgtaataataatacaaatattaataatagtaataataatataaataatataaataataatggtatTTTTATGTCTAGCCAATCAAATGATATATCTGATATAAGTAAAAATgttcataatattaatacaatgtcaagaaataataataataataatgttaatattaataataattataataatcatcattccAGTCATTCattaaaaagattaaataataataatcaaaaatctacactaccatcatcatcatcattacgtgaatcattaaataatagtggtggtggtggtacaaTGAGAGAAGTATCAGTTAGAATAcaaaatgatgattataatgatGAACGTATTTATGAACAAATTTTAAGTACAAGACATCATTCACCACCATGTCCACAAAGTTCATATCCAAcattaccaattaataataatatatcacataattataatcattatagAGATAATGAAATATCAAGAGAACgtggatttattattaatagagACAGAGAACTTCCTATTGTACCACATAGAAATGACAAACACTTGAGGGAATCAAGAAATCCTCTTGAGCTTGAAATTCATGGTGATGGTAGTGGTATTGGCACGTATCaagcataa